The Stackebrandtia nassauensis DSM 44728 genome includes the window GTTGGTGGCGCCGTTGCGGCCGACCGGCAAGCACCTGGAGCCGGACGCGCCGATGAGTGAGTACGCGTGGCGCACCCGCGAGGACGGGCTCCCGCACGATCCGTGGATCCGCACCCACGTGCGCGCGGGAGCCGTCATCGACTCGGTGGCCTCGACGTCCATGGTGGTCACCGGATCGCTGGCCGACTGGCGGACCTGGACGGGGTTGCCGTTCGACACGAGCGGTCCCGTCGTGGTGCCGTCGGGGTTGAATCCGGCGCAGTGCTATGTGGAGGCCGATTACGCGGTCTACGTCGAGCCGAACGTGTGGGTGCGTCACGCGTTGACCGGCTGAGCGACGCTGGTCGCGCCCCGGATGGCGATGGCGCGCAGGCCGAGGGCGCAACCGAAACCGGCCAGCGCCAGACCCGCCCACGGCAGTGTCGACCATGGACCGACACCGGTGGCGTCTAGTCCGGCCCCGACGGCGAGATTGCCCGCCGCCACGGCGATTCCGGCGACGGTCTGGAAGACGCCGTAGTGGCTGGCGACGTGTTGTTCGCGCGCCAGGGTGACGATCGTGTCCATCTCAAACGGGTAGGTGATCATCGTTCCGGTCGCCAGGATGGTTCCGCAGACCACGACGGCGGCGATGACCACGCCCGCGTCCGGCCGCCACGCCAACACGGCGGCGACCGGCAGGAACGCGGCACCCATGACGATGACGCCGAGGCATAGCGAACCGCTTGGCCCCCAACGGTTCTTGCACCACGCGGTGACGCGCACCTGGGCGGTGATCGTGAGGATCCCCGCGATCGCGAACACGACCGTCGTGGTCAGGCTGGCCGCGGCGGGGGTCGTGTGCTGGTTCAGCAGCAGCGGCAGCGCCAGGTAGGTCTGGAAGTTGAGGACGTACGTCGCGGCCATGACGACGGAGAACAGCAGGAACCCGCGATTGCGGGCCACGGTTCGCCACGAGTCCACCATCGAGGGACGGTCGCTGTTCTCGCCGTGCCGCTTGGGGAGCAGTCGCGCCTGCGCGAGCGTCAGTGCCGCGAAGATGGCGGCGGCGGTGAAGCACGTCACGGAGAAGTCCACACCGGACAGCGCCAGTCCGATGAGCGGGCCCGCCAGGATCCCGGCCTGGTAGAACACGTTGAACACGGCGAAGGCCTCGACGCGCTTGTCACCGGCCTGGGCGGCGATGTAGGCCCGTACGGCGGGGTTGAACAGGGCCCCGGCGGCTCCGGTGGCGACCATGCCGAGCACCAGGCCCGGCAGCGAGTCGGTGAAGCCGAGCACCCCGAAACCGACCGTCCGCAGCGCGCAACCGGCCAGGATCATCGGCTTGTACCCGAACCGATCGGCCAGCGCTCCCCCGGCGAAGAACAGTCCCTGCTGGCTGAAGTTGCGCACGCCCAGCAGCAGTCCGACCAGCCCGGCCACCAGCCCGATGCCGCCGGACAGGTACGCGGCCAGGAACGGCATGAGCATGAAGAACCCGGCGTTGATGCCGAACTGGTTGAGGCACAACAGCCTTACGGTGGCGTCGAGCTCTCGGAACTTCGAGACGGTCACGCCCGCACCTCCCCGTCGGCCAGCGATGGGGCTGCGGCGCCGTCAGCCACCAGCCCGGCCACCCTCGCGCCGTCGCCCCGCGCTTGGCTAGCGAGCGGATCTTGGACGTTGGTGGTTCGGGTCCAGGCCACGGACAGGTGCCCCAGCGGGTTGTCGACGGTTTCGGGATCGGTGGGTAGCGGCTGGTCCAGCAGCTGATGCTGGCGACAGTACTCGTCGTTGAAGACGGTGTCGGCGTAGCGATGCGGCCCGTCGGGGAAGATCGCGACCACGCGAGCGGAGGCGGGTTCGCGGCGGGCCAGCCAGTCCGCCACCAGGGCGACCGCGCCGACGCTCCAGCCGCCGGTGGCGTAGCTGTGGCGGGCCAGACGGCGGCAGCTGTGGATCGCGGCGGCCGGGGGTACCCAGTGGACCTCGCTGAACTGGTCGTAGGCGACGTTGCGCGGATAGATGCTCGAGCCCAGCCCGCGCATGAGCCGGGGCCGGGCGGGCTGACCGAAGATGGTGGACCCGGGCGAGTCGACGCCGACCAGCCGCGCGTGCGGGTACAGCCGCCGCAGCACCCCGAAGACCCCGGCGGAGTGGCCGCCGGTGCCGACCGCGCACACCAGGATGTCGATGTGCCGCAACTGGAACGCCAACTCCAGTCCGAGCGCCTCGTAGGCGTCCACATTGTCGGGATTGTGGTACTGGTCCGGGTTCCAGGCCCCGGGTGAACCGGCGATCAGCTCGGCGACCCGGGCGCGGCGGGCCTCCTGCCAGCCGCCGACCGGATCGGGTTCGGCCACGATGTCGACGTGGGCCCCGTAGGCGGCCAGCAGTCGCCGCAGCGACGGCTCCAGGCCGGGGTCGGCCACCACGGTCACCGGGTGCCCCGATGCCATGCCCGCCAGGGCGAGTCCGAGGCCCAGCGTGCCGCTGGAGGACTCCACGATGGGCGCGCCGGGCGCCAGGTCGCCGCGTTCCCGGGCGCGCCGCACCAGGTGCAGGGCCGCGCGGTCCTTGATGCCGCCGGGGTTGGCGCCTTCGAGTTTGGCCCAGTAGCCGTGGCCGGTCTCGGCGGTCGCGAGCCGCAGCAATGGGGTGTTGCCGACCAGTGCGGTCATGTCGCCGGGTGTGGCCGTGCGCAGTCCACCGGGCACGGCGAATTCGGTAATGCTCAAGAAAGTTTCTCCCTCTTAAATGGATTAACGGTCCCCTGTCATGTCAGAGGCCCGTCACGTCCGGGAGATACACAGTCCGATCAGTCGCGTCGCTCCCGATTGGGAGCGGAAATGCTTGTGCCCCAGGCTGTCCGCATGATCGCGCTCTATGGGCGCGTCAATGATCACAGCGGGAACTTCCGGGGCCTGGCAAGCGACCCCGGACGCCACACCGGGCTGGCGGGCGCTTTGTTCGGCTTCGTGATGGGTTCCGGGGGCCGGGCAGTCGGCCACCGACGCCGCGGCGACCTCGGGGTGCTGGTGCGCCAGGCACCACTCGACGCCGGTCAGCACGATCGCGAGCACGACGAGGAGCGCGCCGATCCGCCGCATCCCCACGCCTGCCACGGCGTCAAGCTACCGCATCGGCTACCGACAGTCGCGACTCCCCCACGGACTCACCGGACGTCGAGCAGGTACCCGGGCGCCCACCAGTAGTCGTGCAGCAGTTCCGGTTCCCGCTGGTCGGTGAACCCGGCGGCGGTCAGGTCGGCGCGCCAGTCCGCGAGGGACTGTTCGTGGTGCACGGTCGCCGGGTCGAAGTACCCGAACATGACCGGCATCAGGAATCCTTGCGCGACAAGGCCACCGTCGCCGTCGTACTCGGCCAGCCCGGCCTCGTAGCGGGTGGCGACGTAGTCGAACCACTCCGGCTCGCACGAGGAGCCGGGCCGCAGGTCGAACTCGGCGATCAGCAGCCGGTCGGTGTGATCGCGCAGCCATCCCAGCAGCTCAAGGCGCTGCGGCCGGGCGATGTTGTGCAGCGCGAACGTCGACTGGGTCAGTTCCCAGCGGGTGTCGGCGGGCCAGGCGTCCACGCCGGTGGCCAGCTGTTGCAGGGTCGCGTTGGCGGCGCGGTGCGCGACGCCGCGTTCGGTCAGGGCCGCGGCCGTGGCGTCCAACAGCGCCGCCGAGGGTTCCAGCAGATCGACCCGGGCGACGTCACCGGTCAGCGCTGGCAGCAGCGCCAGACCGTCACCGACACCGATGTCCAACAGGGACGCGGGCTTGGCCGAGCGGTACCGTTCGGCCAGCGCGGCGCTCAGCGCCCGGTACAGCGACACGTTGCCGCCGCCCCGGATGAACGCGGCGAAACCCTCCGGCTCGGTGTAGACCTGTTGCCGCCCTTGCTTTCCCACCTTGGTGAGGTACTCGGCCGCCGCGGCGTGCACCCGGGAGGCGGTTTCGTGCCGGGCGGCGCGGGTGGCGTAGTCGGCGGCCGCGGCGTCGTGGCCGTCGGCGAAGGCGAGCACCGCCAGGTAGAACCAGTCCCGTCCGGTGTGGCAGTGGCCTTCCAGTTTCGCCAGGTCGTGGTGTTCGCGGTACGCGTCCCAAAGCTGCTCGATCATCTGGCGAGCCTACGTGGCCGGGATCCTGTGGAGCTACCGGTGATGCACTCGATCGAGGTATGTCACTTATGGTGTGTTCTGTTAGGATCAATCGATGGCAGGTGCCGCGGGGTCGCGGCCGGTGGATTCCCGCGATGTGGCCCCGCGGCCGCCGTCGGTTGTAGGTTGGGTAGTCCGCCGCCCCACGGGAGGATTCCGCCGTGACCACCTGGACCGTCATCCCCGCCTTCGCCGCCGTGATCCTGCTGGGCGCCATGTCGCCCGGCCCGGACTTCGCGATCGTGGTGCGTCGTTCGGCCATCTCGGGCCGCCGTTCCGGTCTCATGGCCGCCGTCGGGATCGCCGCGGGCATCACGGTGTGGGTCGTCGCCGCGACCACCGGGGTGGCGGCCCTGCTGACCGCCTCGGCGGGCCTGTACACGGCGGTGAAGCTGGCCGGTGCCGCCTACCTGGTGTACCTCGGCGCCCGGACCCTGTACGCCGCCCTCAAGGACAAGGGCGCCTCGCCGCTTGCCGAGTCGGCCCCGCCCGCGACGGTGTCCGACTGGCTGGCGTTTCGGCAGGGCTTCTGGTGCAACGTCTTCAACCCCAAGGTCGGGGTGTTCTTCGTGGCGCTGATCCCGCAGTTCCTGCCCTCCCACGCGACGGTGCTGGACACCGTGCAGCTGTCGGCGGTCGCGGTGGCCATCACGCTGGCGTGGTTCGGTTCGGTGGCGCTGCTGGTGGGGACGCTGCGCCGCGTGTTCCAGCGCCCCGCGATCCGTCGGGCCCTGGACACGGCCACCGGCGCGATCCTGGTGGCGCTGGGCGTTCGGGTCGCCGCCACCAGCGGCAGCTGAGTGCGCTAAGTAGACGAACGGGATGAGCCGGGACGTGCGTGACGCGTAGCGGTCGAAGTCGTCGCCGTACCGCTCGGCGAGGTACCTGTCGAGCATCGGGATGTTGATGGACACGAACATGACGGTCATGATGAGCGGGATCGCGAAGGCCGACACGGTCCCGGTCACCAGCGCGAAGCCGGTGAACAGCGTGACGTCGCCGAGGTAGTTGGGGTGCCGGGTGTAGCGGAACATGCCGCCGGTGTACAGCCGACCACTGTGCTCCGGAAGCCGTTTCCACAGTAGCCGCTGGATCTCGGAGCCGGTGTTCAGAATGGACCCCAGTAGATACAGCGCCACCCCCACCCACAGCCAGCGGCCGACGTCGGCGGGGTTGGTGCCGCCGGTGAACGCCATCGTGGCGTGGATGACGATGACCCACACCCCGATCGTGACGGCCTCGGGCACGGCCATGGTCCGTTTGAGGGTGACGAACGTCGTCACCAGGAAGCGTCCGAAGTAGAACACCGACAGCGCGATCAGCAGCGCCCGGCGGGTGCCGTCGGCCAGCGGGAAGTCGACCCCGAGCCAGTCGCCGAAGCGCCGCGACCCGCCCGCCAGGAACCACACCGCGGCGGTGACACCACCGGCGTGCAGCACCGTCACCACCGTTTTCGCCACCCGCGAGGAGTCGTATCCGCCATACACACCGTGATCCTGCCGCATCGCGGCCGGTTTCACCGCGACGACACCGCCGCGCGCTCGGGCTATTCCAACAGCGCGTCGAGGGTGTGGCGGGCGGTGTCGGCCATGACGGGGTTGGTGTCCACGTAGTACGGCAGCGCGATGATGGCCTGCGCGAGCGCCCAGCCGCGCCCGCGTTCCCAGGTCGCGTCGTCGACGCCGAGTTCGCGCCGGTAGGTGTCGCGGGCGGCGGCGTCGAACAGGTTCCAGGCGGGCATGAGGTCGACCGCGGGGTCGGCGACCCGCAGCATCTCCAGGTCGATGACGGCGGCGAGCCGTCCCTCGCGCAGCAGCAGGTTGCCGGGCATGAGGTCGGCGTGGATCCAGTGCCGCGTCTCGGGTTCCGGCGCGAGCAGGCAGCGCCGCCACAGCGCGTCGATCGCGGTGGTGTCGGTGAGTTCCACGCTGCGCGACAGCGCGTCGGCGACGCCATCGGCGAACTCGCTCAGCCGTCCGCCCCTGGCGGTCTCGTCCCAGGCGCGACCGTCGGTGTCGACGCGCCACAGTGCCCGGACGAATCCGGCGAGGTCGCGGGCGAGGCCGCGCTGGTCGGCGATGTCGGCGCCGTAGGCGGTCTCGCCATCGATCCAGCGATACGCGCTCCACCAGCCGTCGTAACCGGGGCCGGGCCGTCCCAGGCCCAGCGGTTCGGGCACCGGCACCGGGAGCCGGTCGGCGACGAGTCGGCAGCGGTCCTGCTCGTCGGCGAGTTCGGCGCGCAGCGTCTCGTCGCGGTTGGGCCGCAACGGGAACCGCAGCACCACGTCCTCGCCGAGCCGGAACAGCGCGTTGACGGTGCCGGGCGAGGCTATCGGCCGCACCGGCAGCGGGGCCCAGTCCGGGAACTGGTCCGCGACCAGCCGCGCGACCTCCTCGGCGGTGATGTCGGCCTGATCGGCGTGCATCTTCACCGGCCAATACTGGGTCGCGCGGCGGCGGTGCGGCAACTCGTTTTCGCGGCTACCCGACGCCCACGGGGGCGAGCGGCAACCGTTCGGCGGTGTACGCGGCGGCGGCGTCCGTCGCCTCGCGATGGATGGTGTCGATGATCTCCGGCGGCAGTTCGGGGTACAGCCGCCGTAGTTCGGCGAGCGGTTTGGCCTCCACCCGGCCGTCGCGGGTGAGGATGAGGCTGGGGTCCTCGTGGATGGTCTGGTCCACTACGGCTCCTTTTCGGCGTGACGCGGCACAGCCTCCAGCTTGCCGCACCGAAAGGCGGCGGCGGACGAATCCGGACGGCCCCGGACAGGCCAGGGCCTAACCAGGGACGGGCCCTGGGGGGTTGCGGTGGTGGCGGCGCGGGTACGGCGGGTTTCTTGCGGTCCCGCATCGAGTTGAGGATCCGCGCGGCCACACCGCCGCCGATGCTGGCACCCAGAACGCTGGCCAGGCCGATGGACAGGCCGTCGTCGATGACGATGCCGGAGGCGCCCAGGTAGGCCCACGCGGCGCCGCAGGCGGCGGCGGGGATGAAGCCGATGATGGCCAAGAGCGGGATCATGCGACCCACGATCCACAGCGCGCAGCCCAGGGCGACGAAGCTGACCAGCACCCCCAGCACGATCAGCCCGGCCTCGTTCTCGTTGTTGGAGACGTCCTCCATGATGCCGATGCTGACCAGGTTAAGGTTGATGTAGTCGTGTTCGGCCAGCCAGCCCAGCACGAAGCCGCCGCCCGACAGCACCGCCAGCGCGATCCGGCTGAACCGCTGGGCGCGTTTGCCGACGATCCAGCGCACGATCGCGCAGGCCACCCCGCCCAGCAGGAACCCGACGATGGCGCCGAAGTACCCGGCGTGGGTCAGGGCCTGTTCGAGTTCGCTGCCGCCGATGCCGAGGCTTTCGCGGTCGCTGGCGATGGGTTGGCCGATGTTGAGGTCGGCGGTGACGAACATGCCGACGAGCGCGCCCGCCACGATGATCGCAATGTCGCGGACCAACAGCAGCTGGGCGTTGGCCGGTTGGCCCGGCTGTCGGGGTTTGCGCGGGACGAGTTGCTTGGCCGGTGGCTTGTCGAGGGCGTGCCCCCGCTGGCCGGGCGGCTGGCCGAGCGCGGACTTGGCGGTACCGGGCGGGCCCTCGCCGGGTGTGGCCGCGACGGGCTTGCCGTCGGCGGGTTTGCGCGAGGAGATCAGTTTGCGGAACCGGTTCTCGGCGGCGTCGTACCACTGGTTGACGGCGTCGGCGGCCGGACGGCGCGACTCGTTGGCCGTGGTGAGGCCACGGGTGAACATCTTCGTCTTGTCGACGACGCGGGCCAGGTTCACCGTCCACTGCGGCGTGTTCAGCACGTTGTCCACTTCGGCGCGCTGACCGTTGATCAGCTCGTGCACCGACTGCGGCCAGGCCCGCCCGGTCGGGGCGAGTTCCCCTATGGATTCCAGCACCTGCGTCGGGCCGGGCCGGGCGGTGGGATCCTTGTCGAGGCACCGGGCCACCAGCGCGCGCACCCGGTCCGGCAGCCCGGACAGGTCGGGTTCCTTGTGGACGACGTTGTAGATCGTCTGCGGGTCGGAGTTGCCGTCGAAGGGCCCCGAACCGGTGCTGGCCATGGCCAGCACGGTGCCCAGGCAGAACACGTCGCTGGCGGGGGTCACGGACTTGCCCTCGGCCTGTTCGGGCGACATGTACCCGGCGGTGCCCAC containing:
- a CDS encoding serine/threonine-protein kinase; translation: MRPLVPYDPKRVGRYRMLARLGTGGMGRVFLGSGPDGRLVALKLVSEDWLEDEGFRDRFRGEVAASRKVSGGYTAAVIDADAEAEVPWLASEYVPGVTLAEAVKASGGLPEAAVLRLAAGLAAALDVIHRQDLVHRDLKPTNILLTDEGLRVIDFGIARATDNVAGSGLTRTGRVVGTAGYMSPEQAEGKSVTPASDVFCLGTVLAMASTGSGPFDGNSDPQTIYNVVHKEPDLSGLPDRVRALVARCLDKDPTARPGPTQVLESIGELAPTGRAWPQSVHELINGQRAEVDNVLNTPQWTVNLARVVDKTKMFTRGLTTANESRRPAADAVNQWYDAAENRFRKLISSRKPADGKPVAATPGEGPPGTAKSALGQPPGQRGHALDKPPAKQLVPRKPRQPGQPANAQLLLVRDIAIIVAGALVGMFVTADLNIGQPIASDRESLGIGGSELEQALTHAGYFGAIVGFLLGGVACAIVRWIVGKRAQRFSRIALAVLSGGGFVLGWLAEHDYINLNLVSIGIMEDVSNNENEAGLIVLGVLVSFVALGCALWIVGRMIPLLAIIGFIPAAACGAAWAYLGASGIVIDDGLSIGLASVLGASIGGGVAARILNSMRDRKKPAVPAPPPPQPPRARPWLGPGLSGAVRIRPPPPFGAASWRLCRVTPKRSRSGPDHPRGPQPHPHPRRPGGGQTARRTTAAVPRTAAGDHRHHPSRGDGRRRRVHRRTVAARPRGRRVAAKTSCRTAAARPSIGR
- a CDS encoding PLP-dependent cysteine synthase family protein, translating into MTALVGNTPLLRLATAETGHGYWAKLEGANPGGIKDRAALHLVRRARERGDLAPGAPIVESSSGTLGLGLALAGMASGHPVTVVADPGLEPSLRRLLAAYGAHVDIVAEPDPVGGWQEARRARVAELIAGSPGAWNPDQYHNPDNVDAYEALGLELAFQLRHIDILVCAVGTGGHSAGVFGVLRRLYPHARLVGVDSPGSTIFGQPARPRLMRGLGSSIYPRNVAYDQFSEVHWVPPAAAIHSCRRLARHSYATGGWSVGAVALVADWLARREPASARVVAIFPDGPHRYADTVFNDEYCRQHQLLDQPLPTDPETVDNPLGHLSVAWTRTTNVQDPLASQARGDGARVAGLVADGAAAPSLADGEVRA
- a CDS encoding LysE family translocator; this translates as MTTWTVIPAFAAVILLGAMSPGPDFAIVVRRSAISGRRSGLMAAVGIAAGITVWVVAATTGVAALLTASAGLYTAVKLAGAAYLVYLGARTLYAALKDKGASPLAESAPPATVSDWLAFRQGFWCNVFNPKVGVFFVALIPQFLPSHATVLDTVQLSAVAVAITLAWFGSVALLVGTLRRVFQRPAIRRALDTATGAILVALGVRVAATSGS
- a CDS encoding aminoglycoside phosphotransferase family protein yields the protein MHADQADITAEEVARLVADQFPDWAPLPVRPIASPGTVNALFRLGEDVVLRFPLRPNRDETLRAELADEQDRCRLVADRLPVPVPEPLGLGRPGPGYDGWWSAYRWIDGETAYGADIADQRGLARDLAGFVRALWRVDTDGRAWDETARGGRLSEFADGVADALSRSVELTDTTAIDALWRRCLLAPEPETRHWIHADLMPGNLLLREGRLAAVIDLEMLRVADPAVDLMPAWNLFDAAARDTYRRELGVDDATWERGRGWALAQAIIALPYYVDTNPVMADTARHTLDALLE
- a CDS encoding MFS transporter, whose amino-acid sequence is MTVSKFRELDATVRLLCLNQFGINAGFFMLMPFLAAYLSGGIGLVAGLVGLLLGVRNFSQQGLFFAGGALADRFGYKPMILAGCALRTVGFGVLGFTDSLPGLVLGMVATGAAGALFNPAVRAYIAAQAGDKRVEAFAVFNVFYQAGILAGPLIGLALSGVDFSVTCFTAAAIFAALTLAQARLLPKRHGENSDRPSMVDSWRTVARNRGFLLFSVVMAATYVLNFQTYLALPLLLNQHTTPAAASLTTTVVFAIAGILTITAQVRVTAWCKNRWGPSGSLCLGVIVMGAAFLPVAAVLAWRPDAGVVIAAVVVCGTILATGTMITYPFEMDTIVTLAREQHVASHYGVFQTVAGIAVAAGNLAVGAGLDATGVGPWSTLPWAGLALAGFGCALGLRAIAIRGATSVAQPVNA